The sequence GATTCTGCAAAAATCGATCCCCTTCTTTCTGACGATATTCGTCCCTTTTGCTCTGTCCGTCACACGCCCGATGCTGTTGCCAGTGGGGACAAGCCGTCTCTTGCTGTCCGACAGGGTCGCAATTCAAGCATGTGGTTGGCCATAAAGGCCGTAAAAGACGGCGAAGCGGCTGGCGTTGTCTCGGCCGGTAATACCGGTGCTCTAATGGCAATGGCCAAGCTCATTTTGCGGACATTGCCTGGCATTGATCGTCCGGCAATAGCAACCTTGATCCCCACGTGTCGTGGCGAGAGCGTTATGCTGGATCTTGGTGCCAATGCGGAATGCAGTGCCCGTAATTTGGTCCAGTTTGCTGTGATGGGCAGCGTTTTTGCCCGTACCTTGCTTCATGTCAGGCAGCCTGCGGTCGGTCTTCTCAATATTGGTTCCGAAGATCAGAAGGGGACCGAAAGTCTCCGTGAAGCTGCTACTGTTTTGCGGGGTTTTCCTGGTGACTTCATGGCATTCAAAGGTTTTGTGGAGGGGGATGATATTGGTGCGGGTACCGTTGATGTCGTTGTGACCGATGGGTTTACCGGCAATGTTGCTCTGAAGACTGCAGAAGGAACGGCAAAGCTGTATGGATCTTTCCTGAAAGAAGCTTTCCGATCCAGTGTGCTGTCGCGCTTGGGATATTTGCTCGCACGTGGTGCCCTTGCGCATGTTCGGAAGAGAACGGATCCTCGGCGTTATAACGGGGCCTTGTTCCTCGGCTTGAATGGTATTTGCGTCAAAAGCCATGGGGGTACCGATCATATTGGTTTTGCCAACGCGATTGGTGTGGCGGTCGACCTTGTGTCAGATGACTTGAATGATAAGATCAAGCTGGGTTGTCAGGATGTTCAGTCTGATATTGCCGCTGTAAACCCGGATGCGGCTGATAAAGGTATCGATGCTACATTTGTTGCTGTGCCGGACAGCAGTTCCGGGAAGATTATGGAAACGTGATGGTTTGGCGATCTGTTGTGTGTGGTACGGGATCATTCCTTCCCGAGCGCGTTATGAGCAACGCCGAGATGGCGTCAGTTGTTGATACATCTGATGAGTGGATCGTTGAGAGAACGGGTATTCGGCAACGTCATATCGCAGCCGATGATCAGTTGACATCGGATCTGGCCTTTGTTGCCGCGGAAAGGGCACTGGATGCTGCCGGCGTTCACGGTTTTGATGTTGATCTTATTATTCTGGCAACGGCGACTCCGGACAAGACATTTCCTTCAACGGCAACGCGTGTTCAGGCTCGGCTGGGGTGCGTCGGTGGCCCGGCATTTGATATACAGGCCGTGTGTTCAGGCTTTGTTTATGCTCTTGCTGTTGCGGATAACTTTATAAAAGCGGGCCAAGTTAGAACGGCTCTTGTTATTGGTGCGGAAACGTTTTCCCGTATTCTCGACTGGTCTGATCGTGGTACCTGTGTCTTGTTCGGTGACGGAGCAGGTGCCGTTGTCCTGAAAGCTGAGCAAGGGCAAGGTGATTGCGAAGATCGTGGCATTCTCACCACCCACCTACATGCGGATGGAACGCATCATGACCTTTTGTATGTAGATGGTGGTCCGTCTTCTACAAAAACAGTGGGATCCCTGCGAATGGCAGGACGAGATGTTTTCCGCCACGCCGTCAATAACTTGTCGTCTGTTGTACAGGAGGCTTTGGACGCTGTGCAGCTTGATATCGCTGCTATTGATTGGCTTGTGCCGCATCAGGCTAATCAGCGGATCTTGGACTCAACAGCCCGTAAGCTTGGTGTCTCTGCCGAGAAAGTCGTTGTAACGGTTGATCAGCATGCCAATACGTCGGCAGCGTCTATTCCCTTGGCCTTAGATGCGGCTGTACGTGATGGCCGTATTCGTCCAGGTCACCTTGTTTTGATGGAGGCTATGGGGGGTGGTTTTACGTGGGGTTCTGCTCTGGTCAGGATGTAAAGCCTAGCGGTTGACAATATGTACAGGATGTCTCTTCTTCTGGACATCTTCAAGTCTTTGATATTGACGCTGTTACCCGGTGCATATACCGTCATGTGCGGTATTGGTTTAGCGAGGTCTCCATGTCGGAACGCACCATTACACGGGCCCATCTCAGTGAGTCTGTCTATCAGGAGGTGGGACTTTCCCGTAACGAGTCTGCAGACTTGCTGGAAATGGTCCTTGCCGAAATTTCCCAAGCTCTTGCTAAGGGAGAGATTGTCAAGATTTCCTCATTCGGCACCTTTTCTGTGCGCCAGAAGGGGCAGAGAATTGGCCGGAATCCCAAGACAGGGCAGGAAGTTCCTATCCTCCCGCGCAGGGTTCTGACTTTCCGGCCTTCACAGTTGCTGAAGGACCAGATTAATGATGGTTTGGCCAAGAAAGCAGGAAAAGCTCGCTAATACGGGCCCCCTGTTTCTTTATTTTTCTGTTCTGGCGCCAAAAAGATTTTGTGGCGCCCTGCTTTCTTTGTGCCTTATCTGTATAATCATGTAGGGATACACTAGTATTTCAGCCTGTAGCGTCTGTGTCGGTGCAGGCGAGTTCAGGATGTAAAAACAGTGCAGTCTAGAAAAGAAAAACAGCCCGTAAAATCTGAGAATGCATTCCGTACTATTGGTGAAGTATCGGAAGATCTTGGTGTTCCCCAGCATGTTCTGCGTTTCTGGGAAACCCAGTTTTCCCAGATCAAGCCTTTGAAGCGTGGGGGTGGACGGCGTTACTATCGGCCTAAAGATATTGCCTTGCTGATGGATATTCGTTCATGTCTTTATGAGCAAGGCTATACAATTCGCGGCGTGCAGAAATTGCTGTGCACAAAACAAAATGCCCTTGAATGCCGTGTGTCGACTACATCAGAGCAGGATATCGATTCTCAGAGTGACGTATCTCTCTCTCAGGGGTTGACCTGTGAGCAAAGGCAGGAGCTTGAGGCTGTTCTTGCTGAGTTGGAGGATGTTCGCGCTTTTCTTGGTATTCCTGAATTTGCCTGATCATGGTGATCCGCGCGTGCTAGGGAGGGGCTGTGCTGGTATTATTGACTGATTTTGGGGTGAGTGGACCTTATATTGGTCAGGTTAAGGCCGTTCTCGCTCAAAAGGTACCGTCTGTCCCTATTATTGATCTATTTCATGATCTTCCTGCTTTTGAACCAGCTCTTGCAGCAGCCTTGATACCATCTTACTGCGGTTCTCCTTTTCCGAGGGGGACAGTTTTTATGTGTATTGTCGATCCGGGTGTTGGTACCAGCCGCCAAGCATTGATTGTGTGCTCGCGTGGTTTTTGGTACGTGGGGCCGGATAATGGGTTGCTTAGTCGGATTATCGATGATGATTCGCAAGCGCAGATCTGGAGTCTTGATTGGTTTCCTGAATCGGCAAGTGCGACGTTTCACGCCCGGGATATTTTTGCTCCTGCGGCGGCAGCCTTGGCCTGCGGATATACCCCTAGTCCCACATGTAGAGCGCCGCTTGTCGCCACTATTCTTGGTTCTGACGACATAATTCGGTGTTCTGCAGGCATCGGGCAAGCCGTGTGGCAGAAGGTAGTTTATATTGATCATTATGGTAATGCCATGACAGGCATACGTGGTGCGGATGTAGGTAATCAAGATACTTTAGAGGTTAGCGGCTATCTATTGCGCAGACAGCGCACATTCGGGATGGGGGAAAACAGGGTGCCGTTCTGGTATGTCAATTCCAACGGGTTGGTAGAGCTTGCGATACGCAACGGATCTATGGCCTCGGCTTTTGGGATCGTGCCCGGAATGCCTGTTTTTGTCAGGTCAGGTCTGTCATGAGCCTGCGCGTTAAATTCTGGGGCGTTCGGGGTAGCATTCCGTGCTCTTCCCCCTCCCATGTGATTTATGGCGGGAACACAAGCTGTGTAGAAATTACGGCCAACGATCAACACCTGATTCTTGATGCGGGAACAGGTATGCGTGGTCTGGGCAATGATATGCTCCGCAGGGGTATTTCGCAGTCCAACATGCTATTATCTCACACGCACTGGGACCATATCAGCGGCTTTCCATTTTTTGCACCTCTATTTCGTGCCGATTTCTCCATGCGCATTTATGCGGGCCATTTGCACGATTATGGGGGGATTAAACAGGTTCTTTCGACCCAAATGGCAAGCCCCCTGTTTCCAGTCCCCCTTTCGGCCCTCAAGGCTCGTCTCGAGTTTGTAGATTATGACGCAGGTAATCCACTGGCATTCTCCGACAGTGTTCTGGTGCGTACCGCACCTTTGAATCACCCAGATGGTGCCGTAGGATACCGTGTAGAAGCGGATGGCCTGTCGATTTGTTATGTGACGGATACGGAGCATAAGCCGGGTGAGCCTGATTCCGTAATCTTGTCCCTGATCGAAGGGGCAGACCTTGTTATCTATGATTCAACCTACACAGATGAGGAGTTTCCTGCCAAGGTCGGTTGGGGCCATTCCACATGGGAAGAAGGTGTGCGTCTGTGCCAGAAGGCAGGGGCTAGAAATATGGCGCTTTTCCATCATGACCCAGACCACGATGACCTGATCATGTCCCAGATTGAGGAGCGGGCCAAACGGCTCTGGAGTGGGACCTTGGTTGCGCGTGATACAATGGAACTTATTTTATCCTGATCATCAGGACATCACCGTGGATAGACCCGGACCACAACACGCCGGTTTATGGCTTGGTTCTGGGGAAGTACATCGCCGTAAGGCCCCCGGTTTGCAACCTTTGGTGCTGTATCAGCCATTCCCACTGTTTTCATACGTGCCCGGGGAATCCCGGCCTCCTCGAAATAGCGCACCACAGTGCCGGCACGGGCACCGGACAGTTCCCAGTTTGATGGGTACTGAGGTGTTTCAGGTGGACTGTCATCTGTATGCCCCTGAACTTCAATCTGAAAGCTTTTAAATTGTTCTGCGCCAATTGTTGCAGCGATTTTGGCTAATATTTCCCGTGCGGACTCATCCAGTTCAGCACTGTCCGGGGCAAAGAACGACCCGGAGCCCATTTCCATGACAATGCCCTGACTGTCTGTAGAAATGGCAACAACATCCTGCATTTTTAGGGATGTGACAGATTTTTGCACTTGCTGCTTTAGGTCCTCGGTCGGGGTTTTTATCTCCCGTTTTCCGACCCCTTTGGCCATCCCGGCGCTGACCTGCTCGAAGGCAACAGCATCGATTTTCGAGATGGCAGCCAGCAGAATAAAGAAAGCCAGCAACAAGGTCGCCATATCGGCAAAAGTTGCAATCCAGCTTTCATCATCTGCGGGTGGTGAGGGGCGGGAAAACTGGTTGTTGCCATTACCCATCATGATGGTCGTCTTCCTTCTGGCGTGCTGGCTCAGGCGTTGGAGCGTGACCGATCTATGCTGAAGTGTGCTGCTGGATCCAGGAAGGCATTCATCTTGTCCTGAATGTAGCGAGGGCTTTTACGTTCTGCCAGAAGGGCAAGCCCCTCTGCAAGAAGGTAGTTCCGGAAGCGTATGATTTCTTCACGCTGTTGCACTTTCGAAGCTGCAGGCAACAAGATCATACGTGCAAACATGACGCCGTATAGCGTTGTGACCAGAGCAACGGCCATACCCGGACCAATGGAGGATGGATCACCCCCCATGGAGTCCAGCATGATGATCAACCCAACCAAGGTTCCGATCATGCCGAAAGCGGGGGCAATACCGCCCATATTACGCAGGATATCAGCCTGTACCGTATTTCTCTGGAACGTACTTTCAACTGTAGCCGCAAGAATCTCGCGGAGCTCCGGCCCTGTATAACCAGCAACTACAAGATCAATGCCAAAGCCCAAGAAGCGGTCGGATTTTCGTACCTTTCCGGAATCCGATTCCAGCCCGGCCAATCCGTTCTTCTGAATGATGTAGCCCCAGCGGATAATCCGTCCAACCTCGTGGGTCAAGATGCCTTGCCCCACCTTGTTTGTGAAGAGAATGGATTGCAGGCTCAGCATGGACTGTATGACATAGCGTGGCTCATACGACACAAAGGTCGCGGAGAATGTGCCACCCACCACCATGATCAAGCTGGGAACATCTATAAACAGCATGAAGTTATCGGTGCTGAGCAGAATAGCACCGACAAACAACCCAAACCCCAGAATGGCACCGAAAACCGTTGCGAATGACATGGTCTGCCCCGTCTGCCCAATCGGCAAAACAACAGTACCCGATATGATGTTTAGGTACCGCTTACACACGATGACTGGAAAATGCCCTTT comes from Haematospirillum jordaniae and encodes:
- the plsX gene encoding phosphate acyltransferase PlsX → MSSRLILALDAMGGDQAPHMVLEGIKVARLRYPHVHFLVFGDSAKIDPLLSDDIRPFCSVRHTPDAVASGDKPSLAVRQGRNSSMWLAIKAVKDGEAAGVVSAGNTGALMAMAKLILRTLPGIDRPAIATLIPTCRGESVMLDLGANAECSARNLVQFAVMGSVFARTLLHVRQPAVGLLNIGSEDQKGTESLREAATVLRGFPGDFMAFKGFVEGDDIGAGTVDVVVTDGFTGNVALKTAEGTAKLYGSFLKEAFRSSVLSRLGYLLARGALAHVRKRTDPRRYNGALFLGLNGICVKSHGGTDHIGFANAIGVAVDLVSDDLNDKIKLGCQDVQSDIAAVNPDAADKGIDATFVAVPDSSSGKIMET
- a CDS encoding MBL fold metallo-hydrolase — encoded protein: MSLRVKFWGVRGSIPCSSPSHVIYGGNTSCVEITANDQHLILDAGTGMRGLGNDMLRRGISQSNMLLSHTHWDHISGFPFFAPLFRADFSMRIYAGHLHDYGGIKQVLSTQMASPLFPVPLSALKARLEFVDYDAGNPLAFSDSVLVRTAPLNHPDGAVGYRVEADGLSICYVTDTEHKPGEPDSVILSLIEGADLVIYDSTYTDEEFPAKVGWGHSTWEEGVRLCQKAGARNMALFHHDPDHDDLIMSQIEERAKRLWSGTLVARDTMELILS
- a CDS encoding integration host factor subunit alpha, which translates into the protein MSERTITRAHLSESVYQEVGLSRNESADLLEMVLAEISQALAKGEIVKISSFGTFSVRQKGQRIGRNPKTGQEVPILPRRVLTFRPSQLLKDQINDGLAKKAGKAR
- a CDS encoding MerR family transcriptional regulator, with protein sequence MQSRKEKQPVKSENAFRTIGEVSEDLGVPQHVLRFWETQFSQIKPLKRGGGRRYYRPKDIALLMDIRSCLYEQGYTIRGVQKLLCTKQNALECRVSTTSEQDIDSQSDVSLSQGLTCEQRQELEAVLAELEDVRAFLGIPEFA
- a CDS encoding beta-ketoacyl-ACP synthase III, with amino-acid sequence MVWRSVVCGTGSFLPERVMSNAEMASVVDTSDEWIVERTGIRQRHIAADDQLTSDLAFVAAERALDAAGVHGFDVDLIILATATPDKTFPSTATRVQARLGCVGGPAFDIQAVCSGFVYALAVADNFIKAGQVRTALVIGAETFSRILDWSDRGTCVLFGDGAGAVVLKAEQGQGDCEDRGILTTHLHADGTHHDLLYVDGGPSSTKTVGSLRMAGRDVFRHAVNNLSSVVQEALDAVQLDIAAIDWLVPHQANQRILDSTARKLGVSAEKVVVTVDQHANTSAASIPLALDAAVRDGRIRPGHLVLMEAMGGGFTWGSALVRM
- a CDS encoding motility protein A codes for the protein MSFATVFGAILGFGLFVGAILLSTDNFMLFIDVPSLIMVVGGTFSATFVSYEPRYVIQSMLSLQSILFTNKVGQGILTHEVGRIIRWGYIIQKNGLAGLESDSGKVRKSDRFLGFGIDLVVAGYTGPELREILAATVESTFQRNTVQADILRNMGGIAPAFGMIGTLVGLIIMLDSMGGDPSSIGPGMAVALVTTLYGVMFARMILLPAASKVQQREEIIRFRNYLLAEGLALLAERKSPRYIQDKMNAFLDPAAHFSIDRSRSNA
- a CDS encoding SAM hydrolase/SAM-dependent halogenase family protein codes for the protein MLVLLTDFGVSGPYIGQVKAVLAQKVPSVPIIDLFHDLPAFEPALAAALIPSYCGSPFPRGTVFMCIVDPGVGTSRQALIVCSRGFWYVGPDNGLLSRIIDDDSQAQIWSLDWFPESASATFHARDIFAPAAAALACGYTPSPTCRAPLVATILGSDDIIRCSAGIGQAVWQKVVYIDHYGNAMTGIRGADVGNQDTLEVSGYLLRRQRTFGMGENRVPFWYVNSNGLVELAIRNGSMASAFGIVPGMPVFVRSGLS
- a CDS encoding OmpA/MotB family protein, with product MMGNGNNQFSRPSPPADDESWIATFADMATLLLAFFILLAAISKIDAVAFEQVSAGMAKGVGKREIKTPTEDLKQQVQKSVTSLKMQDVVAISTDSQGIVMEMGSGSFFAPDSAELDESAREILAKIAATIGAEQFKSFQIEVQGHTDDSPPETPQYPSNWELSGARAGTVVRYFEEAGIPRARMKTVGMADTAPKVANRGPYGDVLPQNQAINRRVVVRVYPR